The Gammaproteobacteria bacterium genome has a segment encoding these proteins:
- a CDS encoding isocitrate lyase/phosphoenolpyruvate mutase family protein, translating to MSHARRLRELLAGPAFIAPGCYDALTALLVERAGFGCAYVSGASIAFTRIGRPDIGLTTLSEVAGVVAAIRERIELPLIVDGDNGFGNALNVQRTVRLLESMGASAIQLEDQTMPKRCGHLDGKTLVTREEMLGKIRAAQDARRDADTAIVARTDAVAVDGFEAGLERAHAYVQAGADVLFVEALRSVEQFERVGRELGGRVPLLANMVEGGRSPLLSIEELSRLGFRLAIFPGAMVRVVGHAATDYLATLGRDGTTRNMLDRMLDFPALNDLIGTEAMLREGDRYR from the coding sequence ATGTCACATGCACGCCGCCTGCGGGAACTGCTTGCGGGCCCAGCCTTCATTGCCCCTGGCTGTTACGACGCCTTGACCGCGCTGCTGGTGGAGCGGGCGGGTTTCGGCTGCGCCTACGTCAGCGGCGCGAGCATCGCCTTCACCCGCATCGGCCGGCCGGATATCGGGCTGACCACGCTCAGCGAGGTGGCGGGCGTGGTCGCGGCAATCCGCGAGCGGATCGAACTGCCGTTGATCGTGGACGGCGACAATGGCTTCGGCAATGCGCTCAACGTGCAGCGCACGGTGCGCCTGCTGGAGAGCATGGGGGCCTCCGCAATCCAGCTCGAAGACCAGACCATGCCGAAGCGCTGCGGGCACCTCGACGGCAAGACGCTGGTCACGCGCGAGGAAATGCTCGGCAAGATCCGCGCTGCACAGGATGCGCGTCGCGATGCCGATACCGCCATCGTGGCGCGCACCGATGCCGTGGCCGTGGATGGTTTCGAGGCGGGGCTCGAGCGGGCACATGCCTATGTGCAGGCCGGGGCCGACGTGCTGTTCGTCGAGGCGCTGCGCTCGGTGGAACAGTTCGAGCGCGTCGGTCGCGAGCTGGGCGGCCGGGTGCCACTGCTCGCCAACATGGTGGAAGGCGGTCGCAGCCCGCTCCTCTCGATTGAAGAACTCAGCCGCCTGGGTTTCCGGCTGGCGATCTTCCCCGGCGCGATGGTGCGCGTGGTCGGCCACGCCGCGACCGACTATCTCGCGACGCTCGGCCGCGACGGCACGACGCGCAACATGCTCGATCGCATGCTCGATTTTCCCGCCCTCAACGATCTGATCGGCACGGAGGCGATGCTGCGCGAGGGGGACCGGTACCGCTGA
- a CDS encoding IS5 family transposase (programmed frameshift), giving the protein MEISAAQFSRIEAFLPVQRGNVSLSNLQVVNAILYIAENGCKWRALPKRFGNWHTIYTRMNRWAKAGVLDRLFEELQHQQLIRVKIEAVSLDSTIVKVHPDGTGAPKKNGPQAIGRSRGGWTTKIHMVAADARTALTFSLSPGQAGDAPAGRELLRTLPDLPARCRLIMDRAYEGNETRQLALDLDFIPVVPPHPLRSRPWQYSKAWYRRRNEIERLFRRLKGFRRVFSRFNKLDVMFAAFICFALVIEALR; this is encoded by the exons ATGGAAATCAGTGCCGCTCAGTTCAGTCGCATCGAGGCGTTTCTGCCCGTACAGCGTGGCAACGTCTCGCTCAGTAACCTGCAAGTCGTCAACGCGATTCTGTACATCGCTGAAAACGGCTGTAAGTGGCGTGCCTTGCCCAAGCGCTTCGGCAACTGGCACACCATTTACACGCGCATGAATCGCTGGGCGAAAGCCGGCGTACTCGATCGGCTGTTCGAGGAGTTGCAGCATCAGCAGTTGATCCGCGTGAAGATTGAGGCAGTCAGTCTCGACAGCACCATCGTCAAGGTGCATCCGGATGGCACTGGCGCGC CTAAAAAAAACGGCCCACAGGCCATCGGCAGATCGCGGGGCGGATGGACCACCAAAATTCATATGGTTGCCGCGGATGCTCGAACGGCTCTGACGTTCTCGCTCTCTCCCGGCCAGGCGGGCGATGCACCGGCCGGGCGTGAACTGCTGCGGACCTTGCCTGACTTGCCGGCACGCTGTCGGTTGATCATGGACCGCGCCTACGAAGGCAATGAGACGCGCCAGCTGGCGCTTGATCTGGACTTCATCCCGGTGGTTCCGCCTCATCCGTTGCGCTCCCGGCCGTGGCAGTACAGCAAGGCCTGGTACCGTCGGCGCAACGAGATCGAACGGCTGTTTCGCCGACTCAAGGGCTTTCGACGGGTCTTCAGTCGCTTCAACAAACTCGATGTCATGTTCGCAGCGTTCATCTGCTTTGCCTTGGTCATCGAGGCGCTACGCTAG
- a CDS encoding cytochrome B6, producing the protein MCGWATASVAQDEGFDALVERTRQAKPTFAARQKQLLAERYDLSNTPAPGVTMSKGKAVQAGVRVRLPAGVTWDQLGAMTPEEIRSKKAWPAGFYPLPHPHHEAGGMVFPQAQIDAIKKQDGRDLTRFDLDFDLPEHMLPEFPAPIYLTTRPDLGDVSKGQLVTLTNFRAIFGEGEEILNSKQLEGLRLLLTPFPQQQFNATHDRRSLEPSQGVTCFDCHANGHTNAATHTVGDIRPNEHRHRIDTPTLRGVNVQRLFGSQRALKTVEDFTEFEQRGAYFDGDIVTAAKKGVNPLERGSQVHAMAEFQALLDFPPAPKLDVFGKLDPAKASRGELRGQDLFFGKARCGTCHVAPYYTDNLMHNLRVERFYDEKMINGVKASADGPIKTFPLRGIKDSPPYLHDDRLMTLDDAVEFFNLVLGLKLTGEEKNDIVAFLHAL; encoded by the coding sequence ATGTGCGGATGGGCCACTGCATCCGTTGCACAGGACGAGGGCTTCGACGCGCTGGTGGAGCGGACACGGCAGGCGAAGCCGACTTTCGCGGCACGCCAGAAGCAGCTGCTCGCTGAGCGCTACGATCTCTCGAACACCCCGGCTCCAGGGGTGACCATGTCGAAGGGCAAGGCCGTGCAGGCGGGCGTGCGCGTCAGGCTCCCAGCCGGCGTCACCTGGGACCAGCTTGGCGCGATGACGCCTGAGGAGATCAGGAGCAAGAAGGCGTGGCCGGCGGGCTTTTATCCGCTGCCGCACCCGCACCACGAGGCTGGCGGCATGGTCTTTCCGCAGGCCCAGATCGACGCCATCAAGAAACAGGATGGGCGTGATCTCACCCGTTTCGATCTCGATTTCGATCTGCCCGAGCACATGCTTCCCGAGTTTCCGGCGCCGATCTACCTCACGACCCGCCCGGATCTCGGCGACGTGTCGAAAGGCCAGCTCGTCACGCTGACCAACTTCCGCGCGATTTTCGGGGAGGGCGAGGAGATCCTGAACTCGAAGCAGCTCGAGGGGTTGCGCCTGCTGCTCACGCCGTTCCCGCAGCAGCAGTTCAACGCCACGCACGACCGTCGCAGCCTGGAGCCGAGCCAGGGCGTTACCTGCTTCGACTGCCACGCCAACGGCCACACCAATGCCGCCACCCATACGGTTGGCGATATCCGGCCCAACGAGCATCGCCACCGTATCGACACCCCGACGCTGCGCGGCGTGAACGTGCAGCGCCTGTTCGGCTCGCAGCGCGCCCTCAAGACTGTCGAGGACTTCACCGAGTTCGAGCAGCGGGGCGCCTACTTCGACGGTGACATCGTGACCGCCGCAAAGAAGGGCGTGAACCCCCTGGAGCGCGGCAGTCAGGTGCATGCGATGGCCGAGTTCCAGGCGTTGCTCGACTTCCCGCCGGCGCCGAAGCTCGACGTGTTCGGCAAGCTCGATCCCGCGAAGGCGTCCAGGGGCGAGTTGCGTGGCCAGGATCTGTTCTTCGGCAAGGCCCGGTGCGGTACCTGCCACGTTGCGCCCTATTACACCGACAACCTGATGCACAACCTGCGTGTGGAGCGCTTCTACGACGAGAAGATGATCAACGGCGTCAAGGCCTCCGCCGACGGCCCGATCAAGACCTTCCCGCTACGGGGTATCAAGGACTCGCCGCCGTATCTGCACGACGACCGCCTGATGACGCTCGACGATGCGGTGGAGTTCTTCAACCTCGTTCTCGGGCTGAAGCTCACGGGCGAGGAGAAAAATGACATCGTGGCGTTCCTGCACGCGCTGTAG
- a CDS encoding 2-dehydropantoate 2-reductase has protein sequence MTTACIFGVGAIGGFLAARLARAGVRVTGICRGAQLEAIRSRGLTLVERGQRETVQIRAVGSPQEAGQQDVLFLAVKSNDLPAVAPALRPLLGAATAVVTVGNGFPWWYFFRATPGGINPTLSSVDPRGALWRMIGPEHALGCVVYPVARVTAPALVEHVYGNRFSLGEPDGSVSERVRAVSALLQSAGLEAPVRQDIRTELWTKLAMNAAYHPVSVLTAATLGQMLDDPGTAGILQAIMGETAAVAQSLGVKIPLQPRQLMELTRPLALHKTSMLQDFDAARRIEIDPIAGAVAELARLRNVRTPSLDAVLALARLRARLAGCYG, from the coding sequence ATGACTACTGCCTGCATCTTCGGCGTCGGCGCCATCGGCGGATTTCTGGCCGCGCGGCTCGCGCGGGCCGGCGTGCGGGTAACCGGTATCTGTCGCGGCGCGCAGCTCGAGGCGATTCGCAGCCGTGGCCTTACGCTGGTCGAGCGCGGCCAGCGCGAGACGGTGCAGATTCGCGCGGTGGGCAGTCCGCAGGAGGCAGGCCAGCAGGACGTGCTGTTCCTGGCGGTGAAGTCGAACGACCTGCCCGCCGTTGCCCCGGCGCTGCGGCCGTTGCTCGGTGCCGCGACGGCGGTCGTGACCGTCGGCAACGGTTTCCCGTGGTGGTATTTCTTCCGGGCGACCCCCGGCGGGATCAACCCAACGCTGTCCAGTGTCGATCCGCGCGGCGCGCTCTGGCGCATGATCGGGCCGGAGCATGCACTCGGCTGCGTGGTGTACCCGGTTGCGCGGGTGACGGCGCCGGCGCTCGTCGAGCACGTCTACGGCAACCGGTTTTCGCTCGGCGAGCCGGACGGTTCGGTGTCGGAGCGGGTCCGCGCCGTCAGCGCGCTGCTGCAGTCCGCCGGGCTCGAAGCGCCGGTGCGCCAGGACATCCGTACGGAGCTGTGGACCAAGCTCGCGATGAATGCCGCGTACCACCCCGTGAGTGTGCTCACGGCCGCAACGCTCGGACAGATGCTCGATGATCCCGGCACCGCGGGCATCCTGCAGGCGATCATGGGTGAGACGGCGGCCGTCGCGCAGTCGCTCGGCGTGAAGATCCCGCTGCAGCCGCGCCAGCTGATGGAGCTCACACGGCCGCTGGCTCTGCACAAGACGTCGATGTTGCAGGACTTCGACGCGGCGCGCCGCATCGAGATCGATCCGATCGCCGGCGCGGTGGCCGAACTCGCGCGCCTGCGCAACGTGCGCACACCTTCGCTCGACGCGGTGCTGGCGCTCGCGCGACTGCGCGCCCGCCTGGCGGGCTGCTACGGCTGA
- a CDS encoding cohesin domain-containing protein yields MIAVAGAALIALIAPSAPAATLTLTASDTSIPQGGTVTVDISISGLITGSAPSLSAFDLELTFDGNVLGWTGITFGDPGGDQLDLLAFGPITAYDDSTAGSIFFSEISLDDPLTLDTVQIDSFRLAQLTFEGAAAGVTTLDLPSIMLLDAIGDPIALDSSVVPLQVAVVVPLPAALWLLGGALGTLSLLRRRAAACDAAGASPREPGAPPVPVDREARPWLLSHGSTKP; encoded by the coding sequence ATGATCGCCGTTGCGGGCGCGGCGCTGATCGCGCTGATCGCGCCTTCGGCTCCCGCCGCCACCCTCACGCTGACCGCCAGCGACACCAGCATTCCTCAGGGTGGAACGGTGACAGTGGATATCAGCATCAGCGGCCTCATCACGGGCAGCGCGCCCTCGCTCAGCGCCTTCGATCTGGAGCTGACTTTTGACGGTAACGTGCTCGGCTGGACGGGGATCACTTTCGGCGACCCCGGCGGCGATCAGCTCGATCTGCTCGCCTTCGGCCCCATCACCGCCTATGACGATTCGACGGCGGGCTCGATTTTCTTCAGCGAAATCTCCCTCGATGACCCACTGACGCTCGACACCGTGCAGATCGATTCCTTCCGGCTTGCCCAGCTCACCTTCGAAGGCGCGGCGGCTGGCGTGACGACCCTCGACCTGCCCTCGATCATGCTCCTCGACGCCATCGGCGACCCGATCGCACTCGACAGCAGCGTAGTCCCACTGCAGGTGGCCGTCGTCGTGCCGCTGCCCGCCGCACTGTGGCTCCTCGGTGGGGCGCTCGGTACGTTATCGCTGTTGCGCCGGCGTGCCGCCGCCTGCGACGCGGCGGGAGCCTCGCCGCGAGAGCCGGGCGCACCGCCTGTCCCTGTGGATCGAGAAGCGCGACCGTGGTTACTGTCGCATGGATCAACAAAACCTTGA
- a CDS encoding aconitase/3-isopropylmalate dehydratase large subunit family protein: MAATLAQKIIARASGRAAVVPGEIVICRVDLALLLDSGGPRRIWPRLTELGAGVWDPERIVLVTDHFVPAVDAESAAILRLTREFAREFGIRRFFDMRGIGHVLLMEEGLIEPGMFVCGGDSHSSNGGAYGACVMGFGAIEMTGVVVTGEIWIPVPETVRVNWSGRFARGVTAKDVMLALCRDLGMDNAFRVIEYGGDTVQAMSIGERAVLCNMAAELGAETGLVEADATTLAALRAAGRELAGDALTWRSDPQAAYCAVRDYDAAALAPQVALPHSPANARPVTELPIIAIDQGYIGSCMGAKIEDLHQVAEVLRGRRVAPGVRLLVAPSSQRIWAQAAADGTLSTLTAAGATLLPTGCGACAALGAGVLAEDEVCISSTNRNFRGRMGADSARVYLGSPYTVAASAVAGRIADPREFLG; encoded by the coding sequence GTGGCAGCGACGCTCGCGCAGAAGATCATCGCCAGGGCCTCGGGCCGGGCCGCAGTCGTGCCCGGCGAGATCGTGATCTGCCGGGTAGACCTTGCGCTGCTGCTCGATTCGGGTGGGCCGCGGCGCATCTGGCCGCGGCTGACCGAACTCGGCGCCGGGGTGTGGGACCCGGAGCGCATCGTCCTGGTCACGGACCACTTCGTGCCGGCGGTAGATGCCGAATCGGCGGCGATCCTCCGGCTCACCCGCGAGTTTGCCCGCGAGTTCGGCATCCGCCGGTTCTTCGACATGCGCGGTATCGGCCACGTGCTGCTGATGGAGGAGGGGCTGATCGAGCCCGGCATGTTCGTGTGCGGCGGCGACTCGCACTCGAGTAACGGCGGCGCCTATGGTGCCTGCGTCATGGGCTTTGGCGCCATCGAGATGACCGGCGTCGTCGTCACCGGCGAGATCTGGATCCCGGTGCCGGAAACCGTGCGGGTGAACTGGTCGGGCCGCTTTGCCCGCGGCGTGACGGCCAAGGACGTGATGCTCGCGCTGTGCCGCGATCTCGGCATGGACAACGCGTTCCGCGTGATCGAGTACGGCGGGGACACGGTGCAGGCAATGTCCATCGGCGAGCGCGCGGTGTTGTGCAACATGGCCGCCGAACTCGGTGCCGAGACGGGGCTGGTGGAGGCCGATGCCACCACGCTCGCGGCGCTGCGCGCTGCGGGACGTGAGCTGGCGGGCGATGCCCTCACCTGGCGCAGCGACCCGCAGGCCGCCTACTGCGCGGTGCGCGACTACGACGCCGCGGCGCTCGCGCCGCAGGTGGCGCTGCCACACTCCCCGGCGAATGCCCGGCCCGTGACGGAGTTGCCCATCATCGCCATCGACCAGGGCTACATCGGTTCGTGCATGGGCGCCAAGATCGAAGATCTGCACCAGGTGGCCGAGGTCCTGCGCGGCCGTCGGGTGGCACCGGGCGTGCGCCTGCTCGTGGCGCCGTCATCCCAGCGCATCTGGGCGCAGGCGGCGGCCGACGGCACGCTCTCGACCCTCACCGCCGCGGGCGCGACCTTGTTGCCGACGGGCTGCGGTGCCTGCGCCGCGCTCGGCGCGGGCGTGCTCGCGGAGGACGAGGTGTGCATCTCCTCCACCAACCGTAACTTCCGCGGCCGCATGGGCGCGGATTCAGCGCGGGTCTACCTGGGTTCGCCCTATACGGTAGCCGCCTCCGCGGTGGCCGGCCGCATCGCCGATCCGCGCGAGTTTCTCGGATGA
- a CDS encoding calcium/sodium antiporter → MIEPHPFIVFAGGVAIVLLGADLLLRGAARIAAMLGIPPIVIGLTVVSIGTSTPELAVGITAALDGRGPLAIGNIAGTNLLNILFILGLSAAIRPLPIRLQSIQLDVPTMIGSAIALIVFSLDRVLSPWEGVLFVLAAALYTVALVRGSRRESPATKQEFAHEFGAESARANQRHAQILRHSALLLAGIALTVLGANLLVTGAVDIARAFGVSDAFIGLTIVAVGTSAPELATTIIATWRNDRDVAIGNLIGSSIYNILVILGLTMLVAPGGIEVGSDALWIDLPLMTIVAVLCLPVFRSGQIVSRTEGILGVGIYLAYLVALIALRT, encoded by the coding sequence GTGATCGAGCCGCATCCATTCATCGTCTTCGCAGGCGGGGTGGCGATCGTCCTGCTCGGTGCGGACCTGCTCCTGCGCGGCGCGGCACGTATTGCAGCGATGCTCGGCATCCCTCCGATCGTCATTGGCCTGACCGTCGTCTCGATCGGCACCAGCACGCCCGAGCTTGCCGTCGGCATCACCGCGGCACTCGATGGCAGGGGGCCTCTGGCCATCGGCAATATCGCCGGCACCAATCTTCTCAATATCCTGTTCATCCTCGGGCTGAGTGCCGCGATCCGCCCCCTGCCGATTCGCCTGCAGAGCATACAACTCGATGTGCCGACGATGATCGGTTCGGCTATTGCCCTCATCGTGTTTTCACTCGATCGCGTGCTGTCACCGTGGGAAGGCGTGTTGTTCGTGCTGGCGGCCGCTCTCTACACGGTGGCGCTGGTGAGGGGCAGCCGCCGCGAAAGCCCCGCCACCAAGCAGGAGTTTGCCCACGAGTTCGGCGCAGAATCGGCTCGCGCCAACCAGCGCCACGCGCAGATCCTGCGCCACTCGGCGCTGCTGCTTGCCGGCATCGCCCTTACGGTGCTCGGCGCAAACCTGCTGGTAACCGGCGCGGTGGACATCGCCCGGGCCTTCGGCGTATCCGACGCGTTCATCGGCCTGACAATCGTCGCCGTTGGCACCTCCGCGCCCGAGTTGGCCACGACCATCATTGCGACCTGGCGTAACGATCGGGACGTGGCGATCGGCAACCTGATCGGCAGCAGCATCTACAACATCCTCGTGATCCTTGGCCTGACGATGCTGGTGGCGCCCGGCGGCATCGAAGTCGGAAGCGATGCGCTCTGGATCGACCTGCCACTGATGACGATCGTGGCCGTCCTGTGCCTCCCGGTATTCCGGAGCGGGCAAATCGTTTCGCGAACCGAGGGCATTCTCGGGGTCGGCATCTACCTGGCGTATCTCGTGGCCCTGATCGCGTTGCGGACCTGA
- a CDS encoding 3-isopropylmalate dehydratase, protein MNTISGRAWVFGDDVDTDVMAPGRYFKASLAEMAQHCLEAIEPRFAREVRAGDIVVGGQRFGVGSAREQAAMVLTHLGVGAVLAVSFGRIFYRNALNFGLPALVVPAAADFVTGDEVEVEPFTGRIRNRTRGLEYTVAAIPEHLMDMVAAGGLMPYLKRRLTMPPREPR, encoded by the coding sequence ATGAACACCATCAGCGGACGCGCCTGGGTCTTCGGCGACGATGTCGATACCGACGTCATGGCGCCCGGCCGATACTTCAAGGCGTCACTGGCGGAGATGGCGCAGCACTGCCTGGAGGCGATCGAACCGCGCTTCGCACGCGAGGTCCGTGCCGGCGACATCGTGGTGGGCGGGCAGCGGTTCGGCGTCGGCTCGGCGCGCGAGCAGGCGGCGATGGTGCTGACCCACCTCGGCGTCGGGGCCGTGCTGGCAGTGTCTTTCGGGCGCATCTTCTACCGCAACGCGCTCAATTTTGGCTTGCCGGCGCTGGTCGTGCCCGCTGCCGCCGACTTCGTTACGGGCGACGAGGTCGAGGTCGAGCCGTTCACCGGCCGGATCCGCAATCGCACACGCGGTCTCGAGTACACGGTAGCCGCCATTCCGGAGCACCTGATGGACATGGTCGCCGCCGGCGGCCTGATGCCCTACCTGAAGCGGCGGCTCACGATGCCGCCGCGGGAGCCACGCTGA
- a CDS encoding SDR family oxidoreductase, with translation MPDRKVAIVTGSATGVGAAAALLLADKNCNVVINYTRSKAEAEETAAACRQKGVETIVFQADVADDDACRAMVQAAADRWGRIDYLINNAARTKFNPFPKLEGVNKQDFLDIYAVNVVGAYQMVRAVTPYMKKQGKGAIVNDSSIGGVTGIASSIPYAASKAALNLMTKSLAHVLAPEIRINAVVPGMIQTRWLKGGLGEAQYEALLQAQSQQLPLKKVATAEDIAKVLVWFLTDADLITGETLIVDSGIHLGQLPPYSSGDSY, from the coding sequence ATGCCTGACCGGAAAGTAGCGATCGTCACTGGCTCGGCCACCGGCGTCGGTGCCGCAGCCGCCCTCCTGCTCGCAGACAAGAACTGCAATGTGGTCATCAACTACACGCGCAGCAAGGCAGAGGCGGAGGAAACGGCCGCAGCCTGCCGGCAGAAAGGCGTGGAGACGATCGTCTTCCAGGCCGACGTCGCCGACGACGATGCCTGCCGGGCCATGGTGCAGGCCGCCGCGGACCGGTGGGGCCGGATCGATTACCTGATCAACAATGCCGCGCGCACCAAGTTCAATCCCTTCCCGAAGCTCGAGGGCGTGAACAAGCAGGACTTCCTCGACATCTACGCGGTCAACGTGGTCGGCGCCTACCAGATGGTACGGGCGGTGACTCCTTATATGAAGAAGCAGGGCAAAGGCGCGATCGTCAACGACTCATCCATCGGCGGCGTGACCGGCATCGCCTCCTCCATCCCCTACGCCGCCTCGAAAGCCGCGCTGAACCTGATGACGAAGTCGCTCGCCCACGTGCTGGCGCCAGAGATCCGCATCAATGCAGTAGTGCCCGGCATGATCCAGACGCGCTGGCTCAAGGGCGGGCTCGGCGAGGCGCAGTACGAAGCCCTGCTGCAGGCCCAGAGCCAGCAGCTGCCGCTGAAGAAGGTAGCGACCGCCGAGGACATCGCCAAAGTCCTGGTGTGGTTCCTCACGGACGCCGACCTCATCACCGGCGAGACGCTGATCGTCGACAGCGGCATCCACCTCGGGCAGCTGCCGCCCTATTCGAGCGGAGACTCGTATTAG
- a CDS encoding UbiD family decarboxylase gives MAFQDMRAFLARLEEIGQLRRVQVPFNVERGRNELQALMRYLAEQNGPALVLDKLEGYNTPGVPLIFNPYGTRERTAMILGTRDPVEAKIRHFKALQDPSGWIKPRLVERAAAPCKEVIVPREKVSVDKHIPHVFFGREGASYITGGVGVTKDPETGIRNVGAYRATSFWNCQHPHGGSYTEEQQKKQISVFAFWNPPMSHIGLHLAKAQKMGRPLEVAFACQVDPTLHLAAATGIPFGMDEYDYAGALRGAPVDLVKCETVDLEVPATAEYVIEGVFRPNVPTDIIGWHSNSVGYYDKHQVFPIFDITCITHRRDPMWYATIEMMPPFDHNYMALMPVEGELLADLQRKIPEVKDAVVTPNMTYVIQLAVDGAAKPHPEFGKYVLHAAWGAAGRWPRTAKLVVVVGPDVNPYDLGAVEWAIQTRVQPVSDIIMNKSGQAFVLDPSAPKGPQGFPTSSEQMGIDATIKIPERFSDYAEVSQADPAAVKQVAKKLAGLL, from the coding sequence ATGGCATTTCAGGATATGCGCGCCTTCCTCGCCCGCCTCGAGGAGATCGGCCAGCTCCGGCGCGTGCAGGTTCCGTTCAACGTGGAGCGCGGCAGGAACGAGCTGCAGGCGCTGATGCGTTATCTCGCGGAACAGAACGGCCCGGCCCTGGTGCTGGACAAGCTCGAGGGCTACAACACGCCGGGCGTGCCGCTCATCTTCAACCCGTACGGCACGCGCGAGCGCACCGCGATGATCCTCGGCACGCGCGACCCGGTCGAGGCCAAGATCCGTCACTTCAAGGCGCTGCAGGATCCGTCGGGCTGGATCAAGCCGCGGCTGGTCGAGCGTGCCGCGGCACCGTGCAAGGAGGTGATCGTGCCGCGGGAGAAAGTCTCGGTCGACAAGCATATCCCGCATGTCTTCTTCGGCCGCGAAGGGGCGTCGTACATCACCGGCGGGGTCGGCGTGACGAAGGACCCGGAAACCGGCATCCGCAACGTCGGCGCCTACCGCGCGACGAGCTTCTGGAACTGCCAGCACCCCCACGGCGGCAGCTATACCGAGGAGCAGCAGAAAAAGCAGATCTCGGTGTTCGCCTTCTGGAATCCGCCCATGAGCCACATCGGGCTGCACCTCGCCAAGGCGCAGAAAATGGGCCGCCCGCTCGAGGTGGCCTTTGCCTGCCAGGTGGACCCGACCTTGCACCTCGCGGCGGCCACGGGCATCCCCTTCGGCATGGACGAATACGATTACGCGGGCGCACTGCGCGGTGCGCCGGTGGACCTGGTCAAGTGCGAGACGGTCGATCTCGAAGTGCCGGCCACCGCCGAATATGTCATCGAGGGCGTGTTCCGCCCGAATGTGCCGACCGACATCATCGGCTGGCACTCCAACTCGGTGGGCTACTACGACAAGCACCAGGTGTTCCCGATCTTCGACATCACCTGCATCACCCATCGCCGGGATCCGATGTGGTATGCCACGATCGAGATGATGCCGCCGTTCGACCACAACTACATGGCGCTGATGCCGGTGGAGGGGGAGTTGCTGGCAGACCTGCAGCGCAAGATCCCCGAAGTGAAAGACGCGGTCGTCACGCCGAACATGACTTACGTGATCCAGCTCGCAGTGGATGGCGCCGCCAAGCCGCACCCGGAGTTCGGCAAGTACGTCCTGCATGCGGCCTGGGGCGCCGCCGGGCGCTGGCCGCGCACCGCCAAGCTGGTGGTGGTGGTCGGCCCCGACGTGAACCCGTATGACCTCGGCGCGGTGGAGTGGGCGATCCAGACGCGTGTGCAGCCGGTGAGCGACATCATCATGAACAAGTCCGGTCAGGCGTTCGTGCTGGACCCATCCGCGCCGAAAGGGCCGCAGGGGTTTCCGACCAGCTCCGAGCAGATGGGCATCGACGCCACCATCAAGATCCCGGAGCGCTTCAGCGACTATGCCGAGGTCAGCCAGGCCGACCCGGCAGCCGTGAAGCAGGTGGCGAAGAAACTCGCGGGCCTGCTGTAG